Proteins encoded within one genomic window of Felis catus isolate Fca126 chromosome C1, F.catus_Fca126_mat1.0, whole genome shotgun sequence:
- the TARS2 gene encoding threonine--tRNA ligase, mitochondrial isoform X9 — translation MGLCQRWRRLRLPGLQTCRLHTAAVPAPPQWLAERLGLFEELWTAQVKKLASVAQKEHRTIKISLPGGQRVDAVAWSTTPYQLAQQISSTLADTAVAAQVNGELYDLERPLETDSDLRFLTFSSAEGKAVFWHSSTHVLGAAAEQLLGAVLCRGPSTECGFYHDFFLGKERTVRGSELPALERICQELTAAAQPFRRLEASQDQLRQLFKDNPFKLRLIEEKVTGPTAIVYGCGMLVDLCRGPHLRHTGQIGGLKLLTAEYTRRGFSEVKTPILFSTKLWEVSGHWEHYQEDMFALQPPDSDRLSSSLSDHATSHPADTLALKPMNCPAHCLMFAHRPRSWRELPLRLADFGALHRAEASGSLGGLTRLRCFQQDDAHIFCAPDQLETEIQGCLDFLRSVYTVLGFSFRLALSTRPSSFLGEPCLWDQAEQVLQRALEEFGEPWELNPGDGAFYGPKASVSLLQIDVHLRDALGRPHQCGTIQLDFQLPLRFDLQYKGQAGAPERPVVIHRAVLGSVERMLGVLAESCGGKWPLWLSPFQVVVIPVGTEQEEYAREAQRRLQAAGLVCDLDADSGLTLSRRVRRAQLAHYNFQFVVGQKEQSKRTVNIRTRDNCQLGERDLTEAVQRLLELQNTRVPNAEQVF, via the exons ATGGGCCTGTGTCAGAGGTGGCGGCGGCTCCGGCTGCCGGGCTTGCAAACCTGCCGGCTACACACG GCAGCTGTGCCAGCCCCTCCACAGTGGTTGGCAGAGCGGCTCGGCCTTTTTGAGGAGCTATGGACTGCTCAAGTAAAGAAGTTAGCAAGCGTGGCACAGAAGGAGCACCGGACTATTAAGATATCACTTCCTGGAGGCCAGAGGGTGGATGCTGTGGCATGGAGCACAACCCCTTACCAGCTAGCCCAGCAGATCAG TTCAACATTGGCAGATACTGCAGTGGCTGCTCAAGTGAATGGAGAACTTTATGATCTGGAACGGCCTTTGGAGACAGATTCTGACCTCAGATTTCTGACATTCAGTTCTGCAGAGGGCAAGGCA GTGTTCTGGCACTCCAGCACCCATGTCCTGGGAGCAGCAGCTGAACAGCTCCTTGGTGCTGTCCTCTGCCGAGGTCCAAGTACAGAATGTGGCTTCTACCATGATTTCTTCCTGGGAAAGGAGCG GACAGTCCGGGGCTCAGAGCTGCCTGCTTTGGAGCGGATTTGCCAGGAACTTACAGCTGCTGCTCAACCCTTCCGGAGGCTAGAGGCTTCCCAGGATCAGCTTCGCCAGCTCttcaag GATAACCCCTTTAAGCTTCGCCTGATTGAGGAGAAAGTGACAGGTCCAACAGCAATAGTATATGG GTGTGGCATGCTGGTAGACCTCTGCCGGGGCCCCCACCTTCGGCATACTGGACAAATTGGAGGACTGAAGCTGCTGACG GCCGAGTACACCCGCCGTGGTTTTTCTGAGGTGaaaacccccatactgttttctacgAAGCTCTGGGAGGTGTCAGGACACTGGGAGCATTATCAGGAGGATATGTTTGCCCTGCAGCCCCCAGACTCTGACAGGCTCTCCAGCTCCCTGAGTGACCACGCTACTAGCCATCCTGCAGACACACTCGCCCTGAAGCCCATGAACTGCCCTGCACACTG CCTGATGTTCGCTCACCGGCCCAGATCCTGGCGAGAGCTTCCCCTGCGCCTGGCGGACTTCGGGGCCCTGCACCGGGCCGAGGCCTCTGGCAGTCTGGGGGGACTGACCCGGCTGCGGTGCTTCCAGCAGGATGACGCTCACATCTTCTGTGCACCGGATCAG CTTGAAACAGAGATACAAGGCTGTCTTGATTTCCTCCGCTCTGTCTACACTGTCCTTGGCTTCTCCTTCCGCCTGGCTCTGTCCACCCGGCCATCTAGCTTCCTGGGCGAGCCTTGCCTTTGGGACCAGGCTGAGCAG GTCCTTCAACGGGCCCTGGAAGAATTTGGAGAACCCTGGGAACTCAACCCTGGAGATGGTGCCTTCTATGGGCCTAAA GCCTCCGTCTCTCTCCTCCAGATTGACGTGCACCTCCGCGATGCCCTGGGCCGGCCCCATCAGTGTGGGACAATCCAACTTGACTTCCAGCTGCCCCTGAGATTTGACCTCCAGTACAAGGG GCAGGCGGGGGCCCCAGAGCGTCCAGTCGTCATTCACCGAGCAGTGCTAGGTTCTGTGGAAAGGATGTTGGGAGTGCTAGCGGAAAGCTGTGGTGGAAAATG GCCACTGTGGCTGTCCCCGTTCCAGGTGGTGGTCATCCCTGTGGGAACTGAGCAAGAGGAATATGCCAGGGAG GCGCAGCGGAGGCTGCAGGCTGCAGGGCTGGTCTGCGACCTGGATGCCGACTCGGGGCTGACGCTCAGCCGGAGAGTCCGCCGGGCTCAGCTCGCCCACTACAATTTTCAGTTTG TGGTTGGCCAGAAAGAGCAGAGTAAGAGAACAGTGAACATTCGGACTCGAGACAACTGCCAGCTTGGGGAGCGGGACTTGACTGAGGCCGTGCAGCGGCTGCTGGAGCTCCAGAACACCAGGGTCCCAAACGCTGAGCAAGTGTTCTGA
- the TARS2 gene encoding threonine--tRNA ligase, mitochondrial isoform X10 has translation MGLCQRWRRLRLPGLQTCRLHTAAVPAPPQWLAERLGLFEELWTAQVKKLASVAQKEHRTIKISLPGGQRVDAVAWSTTPYQLAQQISSTLADTAVAAQVNGELYDLERPLETDSDLRFLTFSSAEGKAVFWHSSTHVLGAAAEQLLGAVLCRGPSTECGFYHDFFLGKERTVRGSELPALERICQELTAAAQPFRRLEASQDQLRQLFKDNPFKLRLIEEKVTGPTAIVYGCGMLVDLCRGPHLRHTGQIGGLKLLTAEYTRRGFSEVKTPILFSTKLWEVSGHWEHYQEDMFALQPPDSDRLSSSLSDHATSHPADTLALKPMNCPAHCLMFAHRPRSWRELPLRLADFGALHRAEASGSLGGLTRLRCFQQDDAHIFCAPDQLETEIQGCLDFLRSVYTVLGFSFRLALSTRPSSFLGEPCLWDQAEQVLQRALEEFGEPWELNPGDGAFYGPKIDVHLRDALGRPHQCGTIQLDFQLPLRFDLQYKGQAGAPERPVVIHRAVLGSVERMLGVLAESCGGKWPLWLSPFQVVVIPVGTEQEEYAREAQRRLQAAGLVCDLDADSGLTLSRRVRRAQLAHYNFQFVVGQKEQSKRTVNIRTRDNCQLGERDLTEAVQRLLELQNTRVPNAEQVF, from the exons ATGGGCCTGTGTCAGAGGTGGCGGCGGCTCCGGCTGCCGGGCTTGCAAACCTGCCGGCTACACACG GCAGCTGTGCCAGCCCCTCCACAGTGGTTGGCAGAGCGGCTCGGCCTTTTTGAGGAGCTATGGACTGCTCAAGTAAAGAAGTTAGCAAGCGTGGCACAGAAGGAGCACCGGACTATTAAGATATCACTTCCTGGAGGCCAGAGGGTGGATGCTGTGGCATGGAGCACAACCCCTTACCAGCTAGCCCAGCAGATCAG TTCAACATTGGCAGATACTGCAGTGGCTGCTCAAGTGAATGGAGAACTTTATGATCTGGAACGGCCTTTGGAGACAGATTCTGACCTCAGATTTCTGACATTCAGTTCTGCAGAGGGCAAGGCA GTGTTCTGGCACTCCAGCACCCATGTCCTGGGAGCAGCAGCTGAACAGCTCCTTGGTGCTGTCCTCTGCCGAGGTCCAAGTACAGAATGTGGCTTCTACCATGATTTCTTCCTGGGAAAGGAGCG GACAGTCCGGGGCTCAGAGCTGCCTGCTTTGGAGCGGATTTGCCAGGAACTTACAGCTGCTGCTCAACCCTTCCGGAGGCTAGAGGCTTCCCAGGATCAGCTTCGCCAGCTCttcaag GATAACCCCTTTAAGCTTCGCCTGATTGAGGAGAAAGTGACAGGTCCAACAGCAATAGTATATGG GTGTGGCATGCTGGTAGACCTCTGCCGGGGCCCCCACCTTCGGCATACTGGACAAATTGGAGGACTGAAGCTGCTGACG GCCGAGTACACCCGCCGTGGTTTTTCTGAGGTGaaaacccccatactgttttctacgAAGCTCTGGGAGGTGTCAGGACACTGGGAGCATTATCAGGAGGATATGTTTGCCCTGCAGCCCCCAGACTCTGACAGGCTCTCCAGCTCCCTGAGTGACCACGCTACTAGCCATCCTGCAGACACACTCGCCCTGAAGCCCATGAACTGCCCTGCACACTG CCTGATGTTCGCTCACCGGCCCAGATCCTGGCGAGAGCTTCCCCTGCGCCTGGCGGACTTCGGGGCCCTGCACCGGGCCGAGGCCTCTGGCAGTCTGGGGGGACTGACCCGGCTGCGGTGCTTCCAGCAGGATGACGCTCACATCTTCTGTGCACCGGATCAG CTTGAAACAGAGATACAAGGCTGTCTTGATTTCCTCCGCTCTGTCTACACTGTCCTTGGCTTCTCCTTCCGCCTGGCTCTGTCCACCCGGCCATCTAGCTTCCTGGGCGAGCCTTGCCTTTGGGACCAGGCTGAGCAG GTCCTTCAACGGGCCCTGGAAGAATTTGGAGAACCCTGGGAACTCAACCCTGGAGATGGTGCCTTCTATGGGCCTAAA ATTGACGTGCACCTCCGCGATGCCCTGGGCCGGCCCCATCAGTGTGGGACAATCCAACTTGACTTCCAGCTGCCCCTGAGATTTGACCTCCAGTACAAGGG GCAGGCGGGGGCCCCAGAGCGTCCAGTCGTCATTCACCGAGCAGTGCTAGGTTCTGTGGAAAGGATGTTGGGAGTGCTAGCGGAAAGCTGTGGTGGAAAATG GCCACTGTGGCTGTCCCCGTTCCAGGTGGTGGTCATCCCTGTGGGAACTGAGCAAGAGGAATATGCCAGGGAG GCGCAGCGGAGGCTGCAGGCTGCAGGGCTGGTCTGCGACCTGGATGCCGACTCGGGGCTGACGCTCAGCCGGAGAGTCCGCCGGGCTCAGCTCGCCCACTACAATTTTCAGTTTG TGGTTGGCCAGAAAGAGCAGAGTAAGAGAACAGTGAACATTCGGACTCGAGACAACTGCCAGCTTGGGGAGCGGGACTTGACTGAGGCCGTGCAGCGGCTGCTGGAGCTCCAGAACACCAGGGTCCCAAACGCTGAGCAAGTGTTCTGA
- the TARS2 gene encoding threonine--tRNA ligase, mitochondrial isoform X11, which translates to MGLCQRWRRLRLPGLQTCRLHTAAVPAPPQWLAERLGLFEELWTAQVKKLASVAQKEHRTIKISLPGGQRVDAVAWSTTPYQLAQQISSTLADTAVAAQVNGELYDLERPLETDSDLRFLTFSSAEGKAVFWHSSTHVLGAAAEQLLGAVLCRGPSTECGFYHDFFLGKERTVRGSELPALERICQELTAAAQPFRRLEASQDQLRQLFKDNPFKLRLIEEKVTGPTAIVYGCGMLVDLCRGPHLRHTGQIGGLKLLTAEYTRRGFSEPPDSDRLSSSLSDHATSHPADTLALKPMNCPAHCLMFAHRPRSWRELPLRLADFGALHRAEASGSLGGLTRLRCFQQDDAHIFCAPDQLETEIQGCLDFLRSVYTVLGFSFRLALSTRPSSFLGEPCLWDQAEQVLQRALEEFGEPWELNPGDGAFYGPKASVSLLQIDVHLRDALGRPHQCGTIQLDFQLPLRFDLQYKGQAGAPERPVVIHRAVLGSVERMLGVLAESCGGKWPLWLSPFQVVVIPVGTEQEEYAREAQRRLQAAGLVCDLDADSGLTLSRRVRRAQLAHYNFQFVVGQKEQSKRTVNIRTRDNCQLGERDLTEAVQRLLELQNTRVPNAEQVF; encoded by the exons ATGGGCCTGTGTCAGAGGTGGCGGCGGCTCCGGCTGCCGGGCTTGCAAACCTGCCGGCTACACACG GCAGCTGTGCCAGCCCCTCCACAGTGGTTGGCAGAGCGGCTCGGCCTTTTTGAGGAGCTATGGACTGCTCAAGTAAAGAAGTTAGCAAGCGTGGCACAGAAGGAGCACCGGACTATTAAGATATCACTTCCTGGAGGCCAGAGGGTGGATGCTGTGGCATGGAGCACAACCCCTTACCAGCTAGCCCAGCAGATCAG TTCAACATTGGCAGATACTGCAGTGGCTGCTCAAGTGAATGGAGAACTTTATGATCTGGAACGGCCTTTGGAGACAGATTCTGACCTCAGATTTCTGACATTCAGTTCTGCAGAGGGCAAGGCA GTGTTCTGGCACTCCAGCACCCATGTCCTGGGAGCAGCAGCTGAACAGCTCCTTGGTGCTGTCCTCTGCCGAGGTCCAAGTACAGAATGTGGCTTCTACCATGATTTCTTCCTGGGAAAGGAGCG GACAGTCCGGGGCTCAGAGCTGCCTGCTTTGGAGCGGATTTGCCAGGAACTTACAGCTGCTGCTCAACCCTTCCGGAGGCTAGAGGCTTCCCAGGATCAGCTTCGCCAGCTCttcaag GATAACCCCTTTAAGCTTCGCCTGATTGAGGAGAAAGTGACAGGTCCAACAGCAATAGTATATGG GTGTGGCATGCTGGTAGACCTCTGCCGGGGCCCCCACCTTCGGCATACTGGACAAATTGGAGGACTGAAGCTGCTGACG GCCGAGTACACCCGCCGTGGTTTTTCTGAG CCCCCAGACTCTGACAGGCTCTCCAGCTCCCTGAGTGACCACGCTACTAGCCATCCTGCAGACACACTCGCCCTGAAGCCCATGAACTGCCCTGCACACTG CCTGATGTTCGCTCACCGGCCCAGATCCTGGCGAGAGCTTCCCCTGCGCCTGGCGGACTTCGGGGCCCTGCACCGGGCCGAGGCCTCTGGCAGTCTGGGGGGACTGACCCGGCTGCGGTGCTTCCAGCAGGATGACGCTCACATCTTCTGTGCACCGGATCAG CTTGAAACAGAGATACAAGGCTGTCTTGATTTCCTCCGCTCTGTCTACACTGTCCTTGGCTTCTCCTTCCGCCTGGCTCTGTCCACCCGGCCATCTAGCTTCCTGGGCGAGCCTTGCCTTTGGGACCAGGCTGAGCAG GTCCTTCAACGGGCCCTGGAAGAATTTGGAGAACCCTGGGAACTCAACCCTGGAGATGGTGCCTTCTATGGGCCTAAA GCCTCCGTCTCTCTCCTCCAGATTGACGTGCACCTCCGCGATGCCCTGGGCCGGCCCCATCAGTGTGGGACAATCCAACTTGACTTCCAGCTGCCCCTGAGATTTGACCTCCAGTACAAGGG GCAGGCGGGGGCCCCAGAGCGTCCAGTCGTCATTCACCGAGCAGTGCTAGGTTCTGTGGAAAGGATGTTGGGAGTGCTAGCGGAAAGCTGTGGTGGAAAATG GCCACTGTGGCTGTCCCCGTTCCAGGTGGTGGTCATCCCTGTGGGAACTGAGCAAGAGGAATATGCCAGGGAG GCGCAGCGGAGGCTGCAGGCTGCAGGGCTGGTCTGCGACCTGGATGCCGACTCGGGGCTGACGCTCAGCCGGAGAGTCCGCCGGGCTCAGCTCGCCCACTACAATTTTCAGTTTG TGGTTGGCCAGAAAGAGCAGAGTAAGAGAACAGTGAACATTCGGACTCGAGACAACTGCCAGCTTGGGGAGCGGGACTTGACTGAGGCCGTGCAGCGGCTGCTGGAGCTCCAGAACACCAGGGTCCCAAACGCTGAGCAAGTGTTCTGA
- the TARS2 gene encoding threonine--tRNA ligase, mitochondrial isoform X1: MGLCQRWRRLRLPGLQTCRLHTAAVPAPPQWLAERLGLFEELWTAQVKKLASVAQKEHRTIKISLPGGQRVDAVAWSTTPYQLAQQISSTLADTAVAAQVNGELYDLERPLETDSDLRFLTFSSAEGKAVFWHSSTHVLGAAAEQLLGAVLCRGPSTECGFYHDFFLGKERTVRGSELPALERICQELTAAAQPFRRLEASQDQLRQLFKDNPFKLRLIEEKVTGPTAIVYGCGMLVDLCRGPHLRHTGQIGGLKLLTNSSSLWRSSGAPEPLQRVSGISFPTMEELRAWEEGREEAELRDHRRIGKAQELFFFHELSPGSCFFLPRGTRVYNALVAFIRAEYTRRGFSEVKTPILFSTKLWEVSGHWEHYQEDMFALQPPDSDRLSSSLSDHATSHPADTLALKPMNCPAHCLMFAHRPRSWRELPLRLADFGALHRAEASGSLGGLTRLRCFQQDDAHIFCAPDQLETEIQGCLDFLRSVYTVLGFSFRLALSTRPSSFLGEPCLWDQAEQVLQRALEEFGEPWELNPGDGAFYGPKASVSLLQIDVHLRDALGRPHQCGTIQLDFQLPLRFDLQYKGQAGAPERPVVIHRAVLGSVERMLGVLAESCGGKWPLWLSPFQVVVIPVGTEQEEYAREAQRRLQAAGLVCDLDADSGLTLSRRVRRAQLAHYNFQFVVGQKEQSKRTVNIRTRDNCQLGERDLTEAVQRLLELQNTRVPNAEQVF; encoded by the exons ATGGGCCTGTGTCAGAGGTGGCGGCGGCTCCGGCTGCCGGGCTTGCAAACCTGCCGGCTACACACG GCAGCTGTGCCAGCCCCTCCACAGTGGTTGGCAGAGCGGCTCGGCCTTTTTGAGGAGCTATGGACTGCTCAAGTAAAGAAGTTAGCAAGCGTGGCACAGAAGGAGCACCGGACTATTAAGATATCACTTCCTGGAGGCCAGAGGGTGGATGCTGTGGCATGGAGCACAACCCCTTACCAGCTAGCCCAGCAGATCAG TTCAACATTGGCAGATACTGCAGTGGCTGCTCAAGTGAATGGAGAACTTTATGATCTGGAACGGCCTTTGGAGACAGATTCTGACCTCAGATTTCTGACATTCAGTTCTGCAGAGGGCAAGGCA GTGTTCTGGCACTCCAGCACCCATGTCCTGGGAGCAGCAGCTGAACAGCTCCTTGGTGCTGTCCTCTGCCGAGGTCCAAGTACAGAATGTGGCTTCTACCATGATTTCTTCCTGGGAAAGGAGCG GACAGTCCGGGGCTCAGAGCTGCCTGCTTTGGAGCGGATTTGCCAGGAACTTACAGCTGCTGCTCAACCCTTCCGGAGGCTAGAGGCTTCCCAGGATCAGCTTCGCCAGCTCttcaag GATAACCCCTTTAAGCTTCGCCTGATTGAGGAGAAAGTGACAGGTCCAACAGCAATAGTATATGG GTGTGGCATGCTGGTAGACCTCTGCCGGGGCCCCCACCTTCGGCATACTGGACAAATTGGAGGACTGAAGCTGCTGACG AACTCGTCATCCCTGTGGAGGTCTTCAGGTGCCCCAGAGCCACTGCAGCGAGTGTCAGGGATCTCCTTCCCCACAATGGAGGAGTTGAGAGcctgggaagaagggagggaggaagcggaGTTACGGGACCACCGGCGCAttgggaag GCACAGGAGCTCTTCTTCTTCCATGAACTGAGCCCCGGGAGCTGTTTCTTCCTGCCTCGAGGGACAAGGGTGTATAATGCACTGGTGGCTTTCATCAGG GCCGAGTACACCCGCCGTGGTTTTTCTGAGGTGaaaacccccatactgttttctacgAAGCTCTGGGAGGTGTCAGGACACTGGGAGCATTATCAGGAGGATATGTTTGCCCTGCAGCCCCCAGACTCTGACAGGCTCTCCAGCTCCCTGAGTGACCACGCTACTAGCCATCCTGCAGACACACTCGCCCTGAAGCCCATGAACTGCCCTGCACACTG CCTGATGTTCGCTCACCGGCCCAGATCCTGGCGAGAGCTTCCCCTGCGCCTGGCGGACTTCGGGGCCCTGCACCGGGCCGAGGCCTCTGGCAGTCTGGGGGGACTGACCCGGCTGCGGTGCTTCCAGCAGGATGACGCTCACATCTTCTGTGCACCGGATCAG CTTGAAACAGAGATACAAGGCTGTCTTGATTTCCTCCGCTCTGTCTACACTGTCCTTGGCTTCTCCTTCCGCCTGGCTCTGTCCACCCGGCCATCTAGCTTCCTGGGCGAGCCTTGCCTTTGGGACCAGGCTGAGCAG GTCCTTCAACGGGCCCTGGAAGAATTTGGAGAACCCTGGGAACTCAACCCTGGAGATGGTGCCTTCTATGGGCCTAAA GCCTCCGTCTCTCTCCTCCAGATTGACGTGCACCTCCGCGATGCCCTGGGCCGGCCCCATCAGTGTGGGACAATCCAACTTGACTTCCAGCTGCCCCTGAGATTTGACCTCCAGTACAAGGG GCAGGCGGGGGCCCCAGAGCGTCCAGTCGTCATTCACCGAGCAGTGCTAGGTTCTGTGGAAAGGATGTTGGGAGTGCTAGCGGAAAGCTGTGGTGGAAAATG GCCACTGTGGCTGTCCCCGTTCCAGGTGGTGGTCATCCCTGTGGGAACTGAGCAAGAGGAATATGCCAGGGAG GCGCAGCGGAGGCTGCAGGCTGCAGGGCTGGTCTGCGACCTGGATGCCGACTCGGGGCTGACGCTCAGCCGGAGAGTCCGCCGGGCTCAGCTCGCCCACTACAATTTTCAGTTTG TGGTTGGCCAGAAAGAGCAGAGTAAGAGAACAGTGAACATTCGGACTCGAGACAACTGCCAGCTTGGGGAGCGGGACTTGACTGAGGCCGTGCAGCGGCTGCTGGAGCTCCAGAACACCAGGGTCCCAAACGCTGAGCAAGTGTTCTGA
- the TARS2 gene encoding threonine--tRNA ligase, mitochondrial isoform X2, which translates to MGLCQRWRRLRLPGLQTCRLHTAAVPAPPQWLAERLGLFEELWTAQVKKLASVAQKEHRTIKISLPGGQRVDAVAWSTTPYQLAQQISSTLADTAVAAQVNGELYDLERPLETDSDLRFLTFSSAEGKAVFWHSSTHVLGAAAEQLLGAVLCRGPSTECGFYHDFFLGKERTVRGSELPALERICQELTAAAQPFRRLEASQDQLRQLFKDNPFKLRLIEEKVTGPTAIVYGCGMLVDLCRGPHLRHTGQIGGLKLLTNSSSLWRSSGAPEPLQRVSGISFPTMEELRAWEEGREEAELRDHRRIGKAQELFFFHELSPGSCFFLPRGTRVYNALVAFIRAEYTRRGFSEVKTPILFSTKLWEVSGHWEHYQEDMFALQPPDSDRLSSSLSDHATSHPADTLALKPMNCPAHCLMFAHRPRSWRELPLRLADFGALHRAEASGSLGGLTRLRCFQQDDAHIFCAPDQLETEIQGCLDFLRSVYTVLGFSFRLALSTRPSSFLGEPCLWDQAEQVLQRALEEFGEPWELNPGDGAFYGPKIDVHLRDALGRPHQCGTIQLDFQLPLRFDLQYKGQAGAPERPVVIHRAVLGSVERMLGVLAESCGGKWPLWLSPFQVVVIPVGTEQEEYAREAQRRLQAAGLVCDLDADSGLTLSRRVRRAQLAHYNFQFVVGQKEQSKRTVNIRTRDNCQLGERDLTEAVQRLLELQNTRVPNAEQVF; encoded by the exons ATGGGCCTGTGTCAGAGGTGGCGGCGGCTCCGGCTGCCGGGCTTGCAAACCTGCCGGCTACACACG GCAGCTGTGCCAGCCCCTCCACAGTGGTTGGCAGAGCGGCTCGGCCTTTTTGAGGAGCTATGGACTGCTCAAGTAAAGAAGTTAGCAAGCGTGGCACAGAAGGAGCACCGGACTATTAAGATATCACTTCCTGGAGGCCAGAGGGTGGATGCTGTGGCATGGAGCACAACCCCTTACCAGCTAGCCCAGCAGATCAG TTCAACATTGGCAGATACTGCAGTGGCTGCTCAAGTGAATGGAGAACTTTATGATCTGGAACGGCCTTTGGAGACAGATTCTGACCTCAGATTTCTGACATTCAGTTCTGCAGAGGGCAAGGCA GTGTTCTGGCACTCCAGCACCCATGTCCTGGGAGCAGCAGCTGAACAGCTCCTTGGTGCTGTCCTCTGCCGAGGTCCAAGTACAGAATGTGGCTTCTACCATGATTTCTTCCTGGGAAAGGAGCG GACAGTCCGGGGCTCAGAGCTGCCTGCTTTGGAGCGGATTTGCCAGGAACTTACAGCTGCTGCTCAACCCTTCCGGAGGCTAGAGGCTTCCCAGGATCAGCTTCGCCAGCTCttcaag GATAACCCCTTTAAGCTTCGCCTGATTGAGGAGAAAGTGACAGGTCCAACAGCAATAGTATATGG GTGTGGCATGCTGGTAGACCTCTGCCGGGGCCCCCACCTTCGGCATACTGGACAAATTGGAGGACTGAAGCTGCTGACG AACTCGTCATCCCTGTGGAGGTCTTCAGGTGCCCCAGAGCCACTGCAGCGAGTGTCAGGGATCTCCTTCCCCACAATGGAGGAGTTGAGAGcctgggaagaagggagggaggaagcggaGTTACGGGACCACCGGCGCAttgggaag GCACAGGAGCTCTTCTTCTTCCATGAACTGAGCCCCGGGAGCTGTTTCTTCCTGCCTCGAGGGACAAGGGTGTATAATGCACTGGTGGCTTTCATCAGG GCCGAGTACACCCGCCGTGGTTTTTCTGAGGTGaaaacccccatactgttttctacgAAGCTCTGGGAGGTGTCAGGACACTGGGAGCATTATCAGGAGGATATGTTTGCCCTGCAGCCCCCAGACTCTGACAGGCTCTCCAGCTCCCTGAGTGACCACGCTACTAGCCATCCTGCAGACACACTCGCCCTGAAGCCCATGAACTGCCCTGCACACTG CCTGATGTTCGCTCACCGGCCCAGATCCTGGCGAGAGCTTCCCCTGCGCCTGGCGGACTTCGGGGCCCTGCACCGGGCCGAGGCCTCTGGCAGTCTGGGGGGACTGACCCGGCTGCGGTGCTTCCAGCAGGATGACGCTCACATCTTCTGTGCACCGGATCAG CTTGAAACAGAGATACAAGGCTGTCTTGATTTCCTCCGCTCTGTCTACACTGTCCTTGGCTTCTCCTTCCGCCTGGCTCTGTCCACCCGGCCATCTAGCTTCCTGGGCGAGCCTTGCCTTTGGGACCAGGCTGAGCAG GTCCTTCAACGGGCCCTGGAAGAATTTGGAGAACCCTGGGAACTCAACCCTGGAGATGGTGCCTTCTATGGGCCTAAA ATTGACGTGCACCTCCGCGATGCCCTGGGCCGGCCCCATCAGTGTGGGACAATCCAACTTGACTTCCAGCTGCCCCTGAGATTTGACCTCCAGTACAAGGG GCAGGCGGGGGCCCCAGAGCGTCCAGTCGTCATTCACCGAGCAGTGCTAGGTTCTGTGGAAAGGATGTTGGGAGTGCTAGCGGAAAGCTGTGGTGGAAAATG GCCACTGTGGCTGTCCCCGTTCCAGGTGGTGGTCATCCCTGTGGGAACTGAGCAAGAGGAATATGCCAGGGAG GCGCAGCGGAGGCTGCAGGCTGCAGGGCTGGTCTGCGACCTGGATGCCGACTCGGGGCTGACGCTCAGCCGGAGAGTCCGCCGGGCTCAGCTCGCCCACTACAATTTTCAGTTTG TGGTTGGCCAGAAAGAGCAGAGTAAGAGAACAGTGAACATTCGGACTCGAGACAACTGCCAGCTTGGGGAGCGGGACTTGACTGAGGCCGTGCAGCGGCTGCTGGAGCTCCAGAACACCAGGGTCCCAAACGCTGAGCAAGTGTTCTGA